The stretch of DNA ACGACCTCCAGCACTTCAGCCCGGCCGGCCAGCAACAGGTCGCCAGTCTCCTGTTCGATCCCTCGGGGCTCGGGCTCAGCCAGTACCGGTACAACATCGGCGGTGGCGGCGTCGGCGTGACGACTCCGGAGAAGAAGGCGCCGACGTTCTTCGCCGGCCCCGGCAGCTACAACTGGTCGGCCGATCCGGGTGGCGTCGGCTTCCTGCTACTGGCGGCCCAGCACGGTGTGCGCACGCTCGTGGGCTTCGTCAACAGTGCGCCCGCGGCGTGGACCACGGACGACAAGAGCTGTGGAGGTGCCCTCGTGCCGGGCTCCGAGGCCGCCTACGCCAACTACCTGAGCACGGTCGTGGCCCATCTCCACGACGTCGATCACGTCACCCTGTCCTACGTCAGCCCCATGAACGAGCCCGACGCGTCACAGTCGACCTGCCGGCAGGAGGGCATGAGGGTGCCGGTCGCCCAGCGCGCCCCGCTGGTGAAGGCTCTGGCCAGCGCGCTCGCCAAGCGGGCGCCCTACGCCCACGTGATCGCCGACGAGTCGAGCCTGGTGGCGGCCCAGCTGTTGCCCGAGGCGCCCCGTTGGCTCTCGGTTCCCGGCGCCGCGTCGTCGGTGGCAGCCATCGCCCACCACACCTACGACTATCCACCCCCGGCCGTCCTCCAGCAGGTTGCCCAGCTGGGCCAGCAATTCCATAAGCCCCTCTGGGCGAGCGAGATCTGTTGTCACAACAACCGTGGATTCGGGTACCAGTTCGACCCGACGATGACCAGCGGCATGTGGCTGGCCAACACCATATGGGCCGATCTCACCCAGGCCCACGACTCCGCCTTCGACTGGTGGACGGCGCTCTCGCCGAGGCTCGGGTGCAATCCCGTCGCCGACCCCGCCTGCGCGACCAGGGTCAACCCGCTGGGTCGGAACGACGGCCTTCTCTACTACGACCCGGCCGCCACCGTCGACCACAACGAGACGATCTACACGACGAAGCGGTACTGGGCGCTGGGCAACTTCAGCCGCTACGTCCGTCC from Acidimicrobiales bacterium encodes:
- a CDS encoding glycoside hydrolase encodes the protein MGVRTRSVWTRLSRPRRLTRLGTGAAVALSLLGLGSLVVPSLDADTVPAGATVSSQPGQPIQGFGASGAWWPNDLQHFSPAGQQQVASLLFDPSGLGLSQYRYNIGGGGVGVTTPEKKAPTFFAGPGSYNWSADPGGVGFLLLAAQHGVRTLVGFVNSAPAAWTTDDKSCGGALVPGSEAAYANYLSTVVAHLHDVDHVTLSYVSPMNEPDASQSTCRQEGMRVPVAQRAPLVKALASALAKRAPYAHVIADESSLVAAQLLPEAPRWLSVPGAASSVAAIAHHTYDYPPPAVLQQVAQLGQQFHKPLWASEICCHNNRGFGYQFDPTMTSGMWLANTIWADLTQAHDSAFDWWTALSPRLGCNPVADPACATRVNPLGRNDGLLYYDPAATVDHNETIYTTKRYWALGNFSRYVRPGAVLHEVTGAPPGTRAAAFSSKSGWSIVVIDDSPAGTPPTPFTLHIPTGGHALAPVTAAQTSETLNLAPVPLPRYRSGTMTASIAPHSVTTYVFSSSPSRSHVTTAALRQPGRGPSESSGRGSLVQTRRTARA